A segment of the Brevundimonas sp. M20 genome:
ATCAAGCGCATCGACGAGACCTTGAAGGCCAAGGAAGTTGAGATCATGCAGGTCTGAGGTCTCAGACCTGTTCCAGGAACCCGCCGACGCATGAGCGCCGAACCCGCCAGTCAGACGCCCGAAGGTCCCACCTCTCCCGGGCCGCGCCATGTCGCGTTGATCATGGACGGCAACGGCCGCTGGGCCGAGGCGCGTGGTCTGCCGCGCGCCGTCGGGCACCGGGAGGGCGTTCAGGCGCTCAAACGGACGATCCAGGTCGCGCCCAAGCTGGGCATCCAGTGCCTGACCGTGTTCGGCTTTTCGACCGAGAACTGGCAGCGTCCGGCGGACGAGGTGTCCGACCTGATGGGGCTTGTGCGCACCTATGTCGGCAGCGATCTGAAGCGGCTGGAGAAGGCGGGGGTCCGTCTGCGCGTTCTCGGCCGCCGCGAGGGGCTGCCGGCCGACATCGCCAAGATCGTGGACAAGGCCGAGGCCGAGACCGCGCACAATGACAAATTCATCCTGCAGGTCGCCTTCAACTACGGCGGTCGGGCGGACATCGTCGACGCCGCCCGCCGCTATGTCGAACGGGTGAAGGCGGGCGAGACGGTCGAGCCGCTGGATGAGGCCTCGCTGGGCGCCGGACTGTCCACCGCGGGCGGGCCGCCGGTGGATGTGATCGTGCGCACATCGGGAGAATATCGCCTTTCGAACTTCCTGCTGTGGGAAGCCGCCTACGCCGAGCTGGTCTATCAGGACATTCTCTGGCCCGACTACGGCGAGGCCGCCCTGGCCGACGTGGTCGAACAGTTCCGGAGCCGTGACCGCCGCTACGGCGGGCGCCCCGCCGCCAGGGCGGCCGTCTGATGGCGATGAAGCCGCGGGAAGTCGGGCTGAGGTTCGCATCAGGCATCGTGCTGTCCGCCGGGGCGGGGCTGGTCATCTGGGCCGGCGGTGTCTGGTTCCTGGGGCTGATGCTGATCGCCTGCGCCCTGCTGGCCGTCGAATGGGCCCGGATGAGCGCGGCCAGGGCCTGGCCTCTGGTGGCCGGCGCGGTCGGACTGGGGCTGTTCGCCGCCGTAATTTCCGCCCACGTGGGCCAGCTTTCACTGGCGCTGG
Coding sequences within it:
- the uppS gene encoding polyprenyl diphosphate synthase: MSAEPASQTPEGPTSPGPRHVALIMDGNGRWAEARGLPRAVGHREGVQALKRTIQVAPKLGIQCLTVFGFSTENWQRPADEVSDLMGLVRTYVGSDLKRLEKAGVRLRVLGRREGLPADIAKIVDKAEAETAHNDKFILQVAFNYGGRADIVDAARRYVERVKAGETVEPLDEASLGAGLSTAGGPPVDVIVRTSGEYRLSNFLLWEAAYAELVYQDILWPDYGEAALADVVEQFRSRDRRYGGRPAARAAV